One region of Chryseobacterium sp. C-71 genomic DNA includes:
- the mraY gene encoding phospho-N-acetylmuramoyl-pentapeptide-transferase produces the protein MLYYLYEYLTSQGIHIPGMGMMRYISFRAGMAVLLSLTIALIYGKSIINYLRGKQMGELVRDLGLDGQKQKEGTPTMGGFIIIIATLIPVLLFTRITNIYIVLLIVTVVWMGAIGFLDDYLKKIKKNKDGLSGKFKIVGQVGLGLIIGVTMYFHPDITVKRKYADTKVVNRNNVEQNFMPAEKITVSTVPFAKNNEFDYSGVLFWMNDEDAHEWAWIVFIPIVIFIVTAVSNGANITDGIDGLAAGTSTVILLTLAFFTYVSGNIIFADYLNIMFLPNMGETTIFVVAMVGAVIGFFWYNTYPAQVFMGDTGSLMLGGVIAVLAVILRKELMIPVLCGIFLIENVSVMLQVVVFKYRKRKFGLEYAQNNRLFKMSPLHHHYQKDGFHESKIVNRMIIIGVMLAIVCLITLKMR, from the coding sequence ATGTTATACTACTTATACGAATACTTAACGAGCCAAGGCATCCACATTCCGGGAATGGGAATGATGAGGTACATCTCTTTCCGTGCAGGGATGGCAGTTTTGTTGTCTTTGACGATTGCTCTTATTTACGGAAAAAGCATCATCAATTACCTGAGAGGGAAACAGATGGGCGAGTTGGTTCGTGACTTAGGATTAGACGGGCAAAAGCAAAAAGAAGGAACACCTACAATGGGAGGTTTCATCATTATTATTGCTACTCTGATTCCAGTTTTGTTATTTACAAGAATCACGAATATTTATATTGTTCTTTTGATTGTAACAGTAGTTTGGATGGGTGCAATCGGGTTTTTAGATGATTATTTAAAGAAAATCAAGAAAAATAAAGATGGTTTAAGCGGGAAATTTAAAATTGTCGGACAGGTCGGTTTAGGGTTAATTATCGGAGTGACAATGTATTTCCATCCCGATATTACGGTGAAAAGAAAATATGCAGATACAAAAGTGGTCAACAGAAACAATGTAGAGCAAAACTTTATGCCTGCTGAGAAAATCACTGTTTCCACAGTTCCTTTTGCTAAAAATAATGAGTTTGATTACAGCGGAGTTTTATTTTGGATGAATGACGAAGATGCTCACGAATGGGCTTGGATTGTTTTCATACCCATTGTAATTTTCATTGTAACTGCAGTCTCCAACGGAGCCAATATTACCGACGGAATTGATGGTCTTGCAGCCGGAACAAGTACGGTTATTTTACTGACGTTGGCATTTTTTACCTACGTTTCAGGGAATATCATTTTTGCAGATTATCTCAACATCATGTTCCTCCCCAATATGGGTGAAACCACGATTTTTGTCGTCGCCATGGTAGGTGCGGTTATCGGATTTTTTTGGTACAATACGTATCCGGCGCAGGTTTTCATGGGAGATACCGGAAGTTTGATGCTGGGTGGTGTAATAGCTGTTTTGGCGGTTATTTTAAGAAAAGAATTAATGATTCCTGTGCTTTGCGGAATTTTCTTAATAGAGAATGTTTCAGTGATGTTGCAGGTAGTTGTATTTAAATACAGAAAAAGAAAATTTGGGTTAGAATATGCCCAGAACAATAGATTGTTTAAAATGTCTCCATTGCATCATCATTATCAGAAGGATGGTTTTCATGAAAGTAAAATCGTCAATAGAATGATCATTATCGGTGTCATGTTAGCGATTGTATGTCTTATTACATTGAAAATGAGATAA
- a CDS encoding UDP-N-acetylmuramoyl-L-alanyl-D-glutamate--2,6-diaminopimelate ligase, with protein sequence MQLVELLNRIPILEIHGENNREVSELVFDSRKVSENSLYIALRGTVVDGHSFIASSIEKGAKTIVCEELPENLDENITCIKVKDASKTLGRLASNFYGNPSEKLKLIGVTGTNGKTSVSTLLFDVFKNLGYDSALLSTVEIRIGEKIIPATHTTPDVITINKILSQAVEEGCEFAFMEVSSHGIAQNRIEGLTFKIAGFTNLTHDHLDYHKTFDEYLKIKKRFFDELNENAIAITNVDDKNGNVMLQNTKAVKRSYALKTMADYHGRTLEVDFNGMLLNFNGKEFWTTLTGKFNVYNLLLVFGIASELGFEQDEILQAISILKRVSGRFETFKSDGGIFFIVDYAHTPDALENVLDSINDIRTKNERLITVFGCGGDRDHSKRPEMGNIASKKSTLAIITSDNPRTEDPNQIIKEIEAGVEPQNFSKYTSIPDRREAIKMAIKFSEPKDIVLVAGKGHENYQEINGVKHHFDDKEVINELWKLMSK encoded by the coding sequence ATGCAATTAGTTGAATTATTAAACAGAATTCCAATACTAGAAATTCACGGTGAAAATAACCGTGAGGTTTCCGAATTGGTTTTTGATAGCAGAAAGGTTTCCGAAAACTCTTTGTACATCGCATTGAGAGGAACGGTTGTAGACGGACATTCATTTATTGCATCTTCAATCGAAAAAGGAGCAAAAACTATTGTTTGCGAAGAACTTCCGGAAAATTTAGATGAAAACATTACTTGCATTAAAGTAAAAGATGCATCAAAAACTTTAGGACGTTTAGCTTCTAATTTCTACGGAAATCCTTCTGAAAAGCTAAAGTTAATCGGTGTTACCGGCACCAACGGAAAAACTTCTGTTTCGACTTTGCTTTTTGATGTATTTAAAAATTTAGGCTACGATTCAGCTTTATTGTCAACAGTAGAAATCAGAATTGGAGAAAAAATCATTCCGGCGACACACACGACTCCGGATGTAATTACGATTAATAAAATTTTGTCTCAAGCAGTTGAGGAAGGTTGCGAATTTGCCTTCATGGAAGTAAGTTCTCACGGTATTGCCCAAAACAGAATAGAAGGGCTGACTTTCAAAATCGCAGGCTTTACAAATCTTACCCACGACCACTTAGACTATCATAAAACGTTTGATGAATATTTAAAGATCAAGAAAAGATTTTTTGATGAGTTAAACGAAAATGCAATTGCCATCACGAACGTTGACGACAAAAACGGAAACGTGATGCTTCAGAACACGAAGGCTGTAAAAAGATCTTATGCTTTGAAAACGATGGCAGATTATCACGGTAGAACGTTGGAAGTAGATTTCAACGGAATGCTTTTGAATTTCAATGGAAAAGAATTCTGGACGACTTTAACAGGAAAATTCAATGTTTATAATTTGCTTTTGGTTTTTGGAATTGCATCTGAATTAGGTTTTGAGCAGGATGAAATTCTTCAGGCCATCAGCATTCTGAAAAGAGTTTCCGGAAGATTTGAAACTTTCAAATCCGATGGCGGAATTTTCTTCATCGTAGATTATGCACACACTCCTGATGCGTTGGAAAATGTTTTAGACAGCATCAACGACATCAGAACAAAAAATGAAAGACTGATCACTGTTTTCGGTTGTGGAGGTGATAGAGATCATTCCAAAAGACCTGAAATGGGAAATATTGCTTCAAAGAAATCAACTTTGGCAATCATCACTTCAGACAACCCGAGAACGGAAGACCCGAATCAGATAATAAAAGAAATTGAAGCAGGCGTTGAACCTCAAAACTTCAGCAAGTACACATCAATTCCGGATAGAAGAGAAGCTATCAAAATGGCAATCAAATTCTCTGAACCAAAAGATATTGTTCTTGTAGCCGGAAAAGGCCACGAAAACTATCAGGAGATCAATGGTGTAAAACATCATTTTGATGACAAAGAAGTAATAAATGAGCTTTGGAAGCTTATGAGTAAGTAA
- a CDS encoding penicillin-binding transpeptidase domain-containing protein: MQKPSEYDNKRKKTLRWGYLFAVGALCVFVLFIGRIILLQNTNVQEIKDDYINNNYRNATLKAARGNLYASDGSILATTVMRYDVYLDFKTIKDTVYSNNIGALTDSLSKMFGKPRADFRKRFDEQRKKKNQYYSLVKGLDFDEYDRIRKFPIFRRGKNKGGFIIDRNYKRELATSEIGAGTIGIDNGVAKAGLEGAFSKYLTGIDGSRYEQRVNSSQWKPIDFWKVNEPTDGQDVYTTLDLRIQDIAHSALEKQLINFEAKHGTVIVMEVATGKVRALVNLRETEPGVYEDAYNYALKDNIEPGSTFKTISLLAAMDDGFIDENTTVNVGNGVWVYAKQRISDGHGGGTYDISDVLAKSSNVGTAKLITKFYAEKPEIFLDHLRRWKLFDKMDIELPGITKPRILTPKSKSWNAATLASIGYGYATNINLLQLATFYNGVANKGRMLKPIFIDKIMKDGKTVFEAKEEVMVKKMASDKAIQMMTSALTKAVEKGTGRSIFTPNLKMAGKTGTARFEYWLPGPMKYRASFAGFYPADNPKYTCYVMISEPNVSKGFYGGTVSAPVFKEIAGKTFLKTPQNVEKEMLVDRKVNLNKMVEPNVKIAVNNKQMPNVVGLIGKNAIPQLENLGYRVDFKGVGRIKEQFPLEGTTISKNQRIYLSLQN, encoded by the coding sequence ATGCAAAAGCCAAGTGAATACGACAACAAGCGTAAAAAAACTTTACGATGGGGCTACCTCTTTGCAGTGGGAGCTTTGTGCGTTTTTGTGCTTTTCATCGGGAGAATCATTCTTTTGCAGAATACCAATGTTCAGGAAATTAAAGATGATTACATCAATAATAATTACCGAAATGCCACTTTAAAAGCTGCAAGAGGAAATCTTTATGCTTCAGACGGTTCCATTTTGGCGACGACGGTGATGCGTTACGATGTTTATCTTGATTTTAAAACGATTAAAGATACCGTTTACAGCAACAATATCGGTGCGCTTACAGATTCTTTAAGCAAAATGTTCGGAAAGCCGAGAGCTGATTTCAGAAAAAGATTTGACGAGCAGAGAAAAAAGAAAAACCAGTATTATTCTTTGGTAAAAGGTTTAGATTTCGATGAATACGACAGAATTAGAAAATTTCCAATCTTCAGAAGAGGAAAAAATAAAGGTGGTTTTATCATCGACAGAAATTACAAAAGAGAGTTAGCTACTTCAGAAATCGGCGCAGGAACAATAGGAATCGATAACGGAGTCGCAAAGGCAGGACTTGAAGGAGCTTTTTCAAAATATTTAACAGGAATCGACGGAAGCAGATACGAACAAAGAGTAAACTCTTCTCAGTGGAAACCCATCGACTTTTGGAAAGTAAACGAACCTACCGATGGTCAGGATGTTTATACGACTTTAGATCTTAGAATTCAGGATATTGCGCATTCAGCTTTAGAAAAGCAACTGATCAATTTTGAAGCAAAACACGGAACGGTGATCGTCATGGAAGTGGCAACAGGAAAAGTACGTGCCTTGGTTAATTTAAGGGAAACCGAGCCTGGAGTGTATGAAGATGCTTACAACTATGCTTTAAAAGACAATATTGAACCAGGGTCTACATTCAAAACCATTTCGCTTTTGGCGGCAATGGATGACGGATTTATCGATGAAAATACAACCGTAAATGTAGGAAACGGAGTGTGGGTGTACGCAAAACAGAGAATTTCTGACGGTCATGGTGGTGGAACTTACGACATCAGTGATGTTTTGGCAAAATCGAGCAACGTAGGAACAGCAAAATTGATCACTAAATTCTACGCAGAGAAACCGGAAATTTTTCTTGATCATTTAAGAAGATGGAAACTGTTTGACAAAATGGATATTGAACTTCCCGGAATTACAAAACCAAGAATTTTAACTCCAAAAAGCAAGTCATGGAACGCTGCCACATTAGCCTCAATTGGTTATGGATATGCAACAAACATCAACCTTCTACAATTAGCAACCTTTTACAACGGTGTAGCCAACAAAGGAAGAATGCTGAAACCGATTTTCATTGATAAAATAATGAAAGACGGGAAAACTGTTTTCGAAGCGAAAGAAGAAGTAATGGTTAAGAAAATGGCTTCTGATAAAGCCATTCAGATGATGACGAGCGCTTTGACGAAAGCTGTAGAAAAAGGAACGGGTCGAAGTATTTTTACACCCAATCTGAAAATGGCGGGAAAAACAGGAACGGCAAGGTTTGAATACTGGTTGCCTGGTCCAATGAAATACAGAGCTTCATTTGCCGGATTTTATCCGGCAGACAATCCGAAATATACTTGCTACGTAATGATCAGCGAGCCGAATGTTTCCAAAGGATTTTACGGAGGAACGGTTTCCGCACCGGTTTTTAAAGAAATTGCCGGAAAAACTTTCCTGAAAACGCCTCAAAATGTTGAAAAAGAAATGCTGGTAGACAGAAAGGTCAATCTGAATAAAATGGTTGAGCCCAATGTGAAAATAGCAGTTAATAATAAACAAATGCCAAATGTAGTGGGATTGATTGGTAAAAATGCTATTCCACAATTGGAAAATTTAGGATACCGTGTAGACTTCAAAGGGGTGGGAAGAATTAAAGAACAGTTCCCGCTTGAAGGCACAACGATCAGCAAAAACCAGAGGATTTATTTGTCTCTGCAAAATTAA